In the genome of Chryseobacterium oryzae, one region contains:
- a CDS encoding MATE family efflux transporter, protein MKQLKVVQTFISRFLILILSFGLVIFSTNIWGSEGKGTISIVVANVALVSFFSSIFSGSSTSYFARKFRIEQVLLYSYVWSVIIGLAIPLLFSFISVEREYLYYLIGISVLSSLLFTNINLFVGTQNIRLFNIYTVLQQLVHILFIAVLIYIVQLKDVSVYFLAHVFCLLVLFLTSLFLILKNCRISEFSFSKKVFFSMLDYGWKTQLSAFVQFLNYRLSFYFLEYFEGIAAVGIFSIGITFSEAIWTITRSIAVVLYSDVVNSSSRENSILKTKSSLKVSFSLMLIFILGIMIIPGFVYTEIFGKEFSETKKIMLLLCPGIFAIAVSDMVGYYFSAIKELRILNIKSIVGLLITVSFSFFAIPKWGITGACMVTTFSYIVSAGILFWKFYRSTDFQMKDFIVSKDEIKTFIANFSKKRA, encoded by the coding sequence ATGAAACAGCTTAAAGTTGTTCAGACATTCATATCAAGATTTCTTATTTTGATACTGAGCTTTGGCTTAGTCATCTTTTCCACCAATATTTGGGGAAGCGAAGGGAAAGGCACCATTTCTATTGTCGTGGCAAATGTGGCATTGGTTAGTTTTTTCAGCAGTATTTTTTCGGGTAGCAGTACCTCTTATTTTGCGAGAAAATTTAGAATAGAACAGGTTTTACTATATTCTTATGTTTGGTCGGTTATTATTGGTTTAGCCATTCCTTTACTGTTTAGTTTTATTTCTGTTGAGAGAGAATATTTATATTATTTAATCGGAATTTCTGTTCTGTCTTCCTTGCTTTTTACCAATATCAATCTGTTTGTAGGAACACAAAACATACGGCTTTTTAATATATACACCGTATTGCAGCAACTTGTACATATTTTATTCATTGCAGTTCTTATTTATATAGTTCAGCTTAAAGATGTTTCTGTTTACTTTTTAGCACACGTTTTTTGCCTTTTAGTATTATTTTTAACGAGTCTTTTTTTGATTCTTAAAAATTGTAGAATTTCAGAATTTTCTTTCTCAAAAAAAGTGTTTTTCAGCATGTTAGATTATGGTTGGAAAACCCAGCTCAGTGCATTCGTGCAATTTCTGAATTACCGGCTGTCTTTCTATTTTCTGGAATATTTTGAAGGCATTGCTGCAGTCGGCATTTTTTCCATAGGAATTACTTTTTCTGAAGCCATTTGGACGATTACCAGAAGTATTGCTGTTGTGCTTTATTCTGATGTGGTAAATAGCAGTAGCAGAGAAAATTCTATTCTTAAAACCAAATCTTCACTAAAAGTTTCGTTTTCGTTAATGCTCATTTTTATTTTGGGTATAATGATTATTCCCGGATTTGTTTACACAGAAATTTTCGGCAAAGAATTTAGTGAAACTAAAAAGATTATGCTTTTACTGTGTCCCGGGATTTTTGCAATTGCAGTAAGTGATATGGTTGGCTATTATTTTTCTGCCATAAAAGAATTAAGAATTTTAAATATAAAATCAATTGTAGGATTACTAATTACTGTATCTTTTTCATTTTTCGCTATTCCGAAATGGGGAATTACAGGAGCGTGTATGGTTACCACATTTTCTTACATTGTTTCTGCCGGAATTCTGTTTTGGAAATTTTATCGTTCCACAGATTTTCAGATGAAAGATTTTATCGTTTCAAAAGATGAAATAAAAACTTTTATTGCCAATTTTTCTAAGAAAAGAGCTTAG
- the trpS gene encoding tryptophan--tRNA ligase, whose translation MSRILTGIQATGTPHLGNLLGAIIPAIELSKKEGNESFLFIANLHSLTQIKDAKELKQNTYEIAAAWLACGLDTEKTYFYRQSDIPETCELSWHLSCFFPYQRLTLAHSFKDKADRLQDVNAGLFTYPILMAADILLYDAEIVPVGKDQLQHLEIARDVASRFNNQMGEVFVLPQSELQESTKYVPGTDGHKMSKSRGNIINIFLPEKELKKQVMSIESDSKTLEEPKDPSTDKTFAIYELIATPEQTEELRAKYEAGNFGYGHAKKELLDLILVKFAQERELFSYYMNNLSELEAKLQEGAEKTRVIATETMKRVRESLGI comes from the coding sequence ATGTCAAGAATTCTTACCGGCATACAAGCCACCGGAACACCGCATCTAGGGAATTTGTTAGGTGCAATTATTCCTGCAATTGAACTTTCTAAAAAGGAAGGAAACGAATCGTTTTTATTTATTGCCAATCTTCACTCTCTTACCCAGATTAAAGATGCAAAAGAACTGAAACAGAATACTTACGAGATTGCTGCAGCTTGGCTTGCCTGCGGATTAGATACAGAAAAAACATATTTTTACAGACAGAGCGACATCCCGGAAACCTGTGAACTTTCTTGGCATTTATCATGTTTTTTTCCTTACCAGAGACTTACATTAGCACATTCATTTAAAGATAAAGCAGACCGTTTGCAGGATGTTAATGCAGGTTTGTTTACATATCCTATTCTTATGGCAGCAGATATTTTATTGTATGATGCCGAAATTGTTCCTGTAGGAAAAGATCAGTTGCAGCATTTGGAAATTGCCCGCGATGTTGCTTCTCGATTTAATAATCAGATGGGAGAAGTTTTTGTATTGCCTCAATCTGAACTTCAGGAAAGTACGAAATATGTTCCCGGGACAGACGGTCACAAAATGTCTAAATCCAGAGGGAATATTATTAATATATTTTTGCCAGAAAAAGAACTGAAAAAGCAGGTGATGAGCATAGAGAGTGATTCTAAAACACTGGAAGAGCCTAAAGATCCTTCAACAGATAAGACATTTGCCATCTACGAACTCATCGCAACCCCTGAACAGACTGAAGAATTAAGAGCAAAATATGAAGCAGGTAATTTTGGTTATGGACATGCTAAAAAAGAACTTTTAGATTTAATTTTAGTGAAGTTTGCTCAGGAAAGAGAACTTTTCTCATATTACATGAATAATCTTAGCGAATTGGAAGCAAAACTTCAGGAAGGAGCCGAAAAAACCCGAGTAATTGCTACCGAAACAATGAAAAGAGTTAGAGAGAGTTTGGGAATTTAG
- a CDS encoding carbonic anhydrase family protein, with the protein MKAHTSETQSTITPEKALNFLKEGNERFVNNLKANRDLLGQVNATREGQWPFAVVLSCIDSRTSAELIFDQGLGDIFSIRIAGNFVNQDILGSMEFGCNVAGSKLIVVLGHTKCGALKGGLDAAEIESMGMDNLNHLISHFDPIINRIIEDGEERSSKNAELLEKLNQHNVLNAIQDIRKQSSTLKKLETEGKIKIVGANYDVETGVVNWL; encoded by the coding sequence ATGAAAGCACATACATCAGAAACCCAATCTACAATTACTCCGGAAAAAGCACTTAATTTTCTTAAAGAAGGTAATGAAAGATTTGTTAATAATTTAAAAGCTAACAGAGACCTTTTAGGACAGGTAAATGCTACAAGAGAAGGACAGTGGCCTTTTGCTGTTGTTTTGAGCTGTATCGACAGCCGTACTTCTGCAGAATTGATATTCGACCAAGGGCTGGGAGATATTTTCAGCATCCGAATTGCCGGTAATTTTGTCAATCAGGATATTTTAGGATCAATGGAATTTGGATGCAACGTTGCAGGCTCTAAGCTTATCGTAGTTTTGGGACACACAAAATGTGGAGCATTAAAGGGAGGACTTGATGCTGCCGAAATCGAAAGCATGGGTATGGATAATCTTAACCATCTTATCAGCCATTTCGATCCTATCATCAATAGAATTATTGAAGACGGTGAAGAACGTTCTTCTAAAAATGCCGAGCTTTTAGAAAAGCTTAATCAGCATAATGTTCTGAATGCCATTCAGGATATCCGCAAGCAGAGTTCAACTCTTAAGAAATTGGAAACTGAAGGGAAAATAAAAATTGTAGGAGCCAATTATGATGTCGAAACGGGCGTTGTAAACTGGTTATAA
- the asnB gene encoding asparagine synthase (glutamine-hydrolyzing), with protein sequence MCGICGYYSFKKEISSENILMMNNAIRHRGPDDEGFWISDGVTGHPFAGKDSTVKIKEKYPLLNENFSKIALGFRRLSILDLSERGHQPMVSEDRKVTVTFNGEIYNFKKIRKELEDLGYSFESNSDTEVIVKSYLEWGTDVFEKLDGMFAIALVDLDHQKLILGRDRVGLKPLFYYKKDYALIWASEIKSILKNEFVKPEINWNGVYTNFLFQTTLAPETCFQNIFSVEPASFLTVDLKDFSFSKKMYWDFPVQKNENITENEAVESIDRLLSNSVQSQLFADVPVVSMMSGGIDSTLITAKAKSFKEDINAFTISYQFSESEIKNASLLAEKYHVSHDVKKVSDEEILNKLKENIQHFEEPYSSLEVLMNAAEYAKELGFKVVLSGNGADELFAGYSHSLKLNQWLFMKNFNFVRHFIFTNDSFSRKVKNYFSQDIMLDFFRQSQVGMKPLEAKSIFKEEILKSVETDLNSKKLSETQDYEGLFEYDMRYSLSSHHVYRDDLSAMKYGVEFRYPYLSNDLIDYVSSLPEKLRYNGKINKPLLRKVGDKYLPSEILQMPKRGFSFPLAHFIRTEPKVRSFIEENLNSLKKRNFFNSETVDDWWENQNTDFDCIKIWQLVTFELWYQKYFEN encoded by the coding sequence ATGTGCGGAATCTGCGGTTATTATTCATTTAAAAAAGAAATTTCTTCTGAAAATATTTTGATGATGAATAACGCAATTCGTCATCGCGGTCCGGATGATGAAGGGTTTTGGATTTCAGATGGAGTTACCGGACATCCCTTTGCTGGTAAAGATTCTACAGTAAAAATTAAAGAAAAATACCCTCTTTTAAATGAAAATTTCTCGAAAATTGCCTTAGGATTTCGGCGACTTTCAATTTTAGATTTGTCCGAAAGGGGACATCAACCGATGGTTTCGGAAGACAGAAAAGTTACCGTTACCTTCAACGGAGAAATTTATAATTTTAAAAAAATAAGAAAAGAGCTTGAAGATTTAGGATATTCGTTTGAAAGTAATTCTGATACAGAAGTTATCGTAAAATCCTATCTGGAATGGGGAACGGATGTTTTTGAGAAGTTGGATGGCATGTTCGCAATTGCGTTGGTAGATTTAGACCATCAAAAACTCATTCTTGGAAGAGACAGAGTGGGATTAAAGCCCTTGTTCTATTATAAAAAAGATTATGCTTTAATCTGGGCTTCAGAAATTAAATCGATTCTGAAAAATGAATTTGTAAAACCTGAAATTAACTGGAATGGAGTATATACCAATTTTCTTTTTCAGACAACTTTGGCTCCCGAAACCTGTTTTCAGAATATTTTTTCAGTAGAACCTGCAAGTTTTTTAACCGTTGATTTGAAAGATTTCTCTTTTTCAAAAAAAATGTATTGGGATTTTCCTGTTCAGAAAAACGAAAATATTACCGAAAATGAAGCTGTAGAAAGTATAGACCGTTTGCTCTCTAATAGTGTTCAGAGTCAGCTTTTTGCCGATGTTCCGGTGGTTAGTATGATGAGCGGAGGAATAGATTCTACACTCATTACCGCAAAAGCGAAAAGTTTTAAAGAAGATATTAATGCTTTTACCATTTCTTATCAGTTTTCGGAAAGCGAAATAAAAAATGCTTCTTTACTGGCAGAAAAATACCATGTTTCTCATGATGTGAAAAAAGTTTCAGATGAAGAAATTTTAAATAAGCTTAAAGAAAATATACAGCATTTTGAAGAGCCTTACAGCAGTCTGGAAGTTTTAATGAATGCTGCGGAATATGCTAAAGAGCTTGGTTTTAAAGTAGTTTTAAGTGGAAATGGAGCCGATGAACTTTTTGCCGGATATTCACATTCTTTAAAGCTGAATCAATGGCTTTTTATGAAGAATTTCAATTTTGTGCGTCATTTTATTTTTACCAATGATTCTTTTTCAAGAAAAGTGAAAAATTATTTTTCTCAGGATATTATGCTCGATTTTTTCAGGCAAAGTCAGGTTGGGATGAAGCCTTTGGAAGCTAAAAGCATTTTCAAGGAAGAAATTTTAAAATCTGTTGAAACCGATTTAAATAGCAAAAAACTATCTGAAACTCAAGATTACGAAGGACTTTTTGAATATGATATGAGGTATTCTCTCTCTTCTCATCATGTCTACAGAGATGATCTGAGTGCCATGAAGTATGGTGTAGAGTTCCGATATCCTTATCTGAGTAATGATTTAATAGATTATGTTTCTTCTTTGCCCGAGAAATTGCGTTATAATGGGAAAATTAATAAGCCTTTATTGAGAAAAGTGGGCGATAAATATCTTCCTTCGGAGATTTTACAAATGCCAAAACGGGGTTTTTCTTTTCCGCTGGCTCATTTCATCAGAACCGAGCCAAAAGTAAGATCGTTTATAGAAGAAAATCTGAATAGTCTTAAAAAAAGAAATTTTTTCAATTCAGAAACGGTGGATGATTGGTGGGAAAATCAAAATACAGATTTCGACTGCATAAAAATTTGGCAACTGGTAACTTTTGAACTTTGGTATCAAAAATATTTCGAAAACTAA
- the serS gene encoding serine--tRNA ligase, producing the protein MLQVNFLRDNKERVLEGLKKRQFKNLELVDEAIATDEQRKKIQFELDSQLSEINKISKEIGLLMKEGKKEEAEASKSKTAQFKESSKELQSQLEVKEKALLDILYQIPNIPNELVKNGATAEDNETIYQSHDVEGLGDGAIPHWELAKKYNLIDFELGVKIAGAGFPVYFGKGARLQRALVQYFLDKNVDAGYLEVNPPHVVNEASGYGTGQLPDKEGQMYYIQADDLYLIPTAEVPVTNLYRDVLLDEKDLPIKNTAFSQCYRREAGSYGAHVRGLNRLHQFEKVEIVRIEKPENSYAVLEEMVGHIKSILEDLELPYRVLRLCGGDTGFASAMTYDFEVWSAAQEKWLEVSSVSNFETFQANRLKCRYKADGKSQLVHTLNGSAMALPRIMAALLENNQTEEGIRLPKKIAEYAKFDLIN; encoded by the coding sequence ATGTTACAGGTTAATTTTTTGCGCGATAATAAAGAACGCGTTTTAGAAGGTCTTAAAAAAAGACAGTTCAAAAATCTTGAGCTGGTAGATGAGGCTATCGCTACAGATGAACAGAGAAAAAAAATTCAGTTCGAATTAGACTCTCAGCTTTCAGAGATTAACAAAATTTCTAAAGAAATCGGTCTCTTAATGAAAGAAGGGAAAAAAGAAGAAGCTGAAGCATCAAAATCTAAAACAGCACAATTTAAAGAATCGAGCAAAGAATTACAGTCTCAGTTAGAGGTAAAAGAAAAAGCTTTATTAGATATTCTATATCAAATTCCCAATATTCCCAACGAACTGGTGAAAAATGGAGCTACTGCCGAGGATAATGAAACAATTTATCAGTCTCATGATGTAGAAGGATTGGGAGATGGTGCTATTCCTCACTGGGAATTGGCAAAGAAATATAATCTCATCGATTTTGAATTGGGCGTAAAAATCGCAGGTGCAGGATTTCCGGTTTATTTTGGAAAAGGAGCCAGATTACAGAGAGCCTTAGTTCAGTATTTCTTAGACAAAAATGTTGATGCAGGTTATCTGGAGGTAAATCCGCCTCATGTAGTGAATGAAGCTTCAGGATACGGAACAGGGCAATTACCGGATAAAGAAGGCCAAATGTATTACATTCAGGCAGACGATTTATATTTAATTCCAACTGCTGAAGTTCCGGTTACTAATTTGTATCGCGATGTTCTGTTGGACGAAAAAGATCTGCCGATAAAAAATACAGCATTTTCTCAGTGTTACAGAAGAGAAGCTGGAAGTTACGGAGCTCATGTAAGAGGATTAAATCGTTTGCACCAGTTTGAAAAGGTAGAAATCGTAAGAATAGAAAAACCAGAAAACTCTTATGCCGTTTTGGAAGAGATGGTAGGGCATATAAAAAGTATTCTTGAAGATTTAGAACTGCCTTACAGAGTTTTAAGATTGTGTGGAGGAGACACAGGCTTCGCTTCTGCAATGACTTACGATTTTGAAGTATGGAGTGCCGCTCAGGAAAAATGGCTGGAAGTAAGTTCTGTTTCCAATTTTGAAACTTTCCAGGCAAACAGGTTGAAGTGCCGTTATAAAGCAGACGGGAAATCTCAGCTTGTTCATACCCTAAATGGTTCAGCAATGGCATTACCGAGAATTATGGCAGCTTTATTAGAAAACAACCAAACGGAAGAAGGCATCAGACTTCCTAAGAAGATTGCAGAATACGCAAAATTCGATTTAATCAACTAA
- the pth gene encoding aminoacyl-tRNA hydrolase codes for MKYLIVGLGNKGTEYENTRHNIGFKVADKIAENLEAPFNSTNFGWMAEGKYKGRKVLVLKPDTYMNLSGNAVKYWMQKENIPMENILVITDDLVLPFGTLRMKMKGSDAGHNGLKNIQEVLQSQNYARLRFGISAEFAEGKQVDYVLGVWNTEESEKLPERIDKFAKASLSFVFAGINNTMSSFNGK; via the coding sequence ATGAAGTATTTAATTGTCGGTTTAGGTAATAAAGGAACTGAATATGAAAATACCCGCCACAATATAGGTTTTAAAGTTGCCGATAAAATCGCCGAAAATTTAGAAGCTCCTTTTAACAGCACCAATTTTGGCTGGATGGCAGAAGGCAAATATAAAGGAAGAAAAGTTCTGGTTCTGAAGCCCGATACCTATATGAATCTATCTGGAAATGCTGTAAAATACTGGATGCAGAAAGAGAATATCCCAATGGAGAATATCTTGGTGATTACCGATGATCTTGTATTGCCTTTTGGGACTCTACGCATGAAAATGAAAGGTTCTGATGCAGGACACAACGGATTAAAAAATATACAGGAAGTTTTGCAAAGCCAAAATTATGCAAGGCTGCGTTTCGGAATTTCTGCAGAATTTGCAGAAGGAAAACAGGTAGACTATGTTTTAGGTGTTTGGAATACCGAAGAAAGCGAGAAACTGCCGGAAAGAATAGATAAGTTTGCCAAAGCCAGTCTTTCTTTTGTTTTTGCAGGAATTAATAATACCATGTCTTCGTTCAACGGCAAATAG
- the mfd gene encoding transcription-repair coupling factor, which yields MQLKNISEKFLPDLLKKEFGKEILHSLENNTHLSVKGSAGSASSIFAAEVFLTQNKTVLFLLDEKEEALYANTEMEDLLGNENVLYFPATHLEPYQIEKTQNANLVLRTEVLNKINSEKSPKVIVAFMGALSEKVLKKEDFKAISHHIKTGDHLDFDFVDELLNHYQFQQTDFVSEPGEFSVRGGIVDVFSFSNEKPYRITFFGNEVESIKTFDIETQLSVDKVDGFQLVSNMNFSVSGTKVSLLEILPQDSVIISKNAVVGLQKIKSFYEKALEKYEGLNKDISHRTPQELFISDEEFLFDYKKFKTIDFSSVGIENLKSTELKLNQTTQPSFHKNFEMLIENLREKHDDGYDLWISFSTEKQKDRLESIFEELGHQISFKSFKSELHEGFLDQDHKILVYTDHQIFDRYQRYKAKNAFAKSEQLTLKDLMSLKVGDYIAHIDHGIGKFMGLVKVNNDGKIQECFKLTYKNGDLLYVSIHSLHKISKYNGPDGKEVVLSKLGSPAWKSLKQKTKAKVKQIAFDLIKLYAERKTARGFAFSPDSYLQNELEASFVYEDTPDQEKATIDVKNDMENEGVMDRLVCGDVGFGKTEVAIRAAFKAATDGKQVAVLVPTTILAFQHYRSFKERLKDFPVNISYMNRFRTAKQKNETIEGLKNGKLDIVIGTHQLTSEKIKFKDLGLLIIDEEHKFGVAVKDKLKTLKSNIDTLTLTATPIPRTLQFSLMAARDLSVIKTPPPNRQPVDTQIIGFNEEIIRDAVSYELQRDGQVYFINNRVENLKDIAGLIQRLVPDAKVITGHGQMDGKQLEQNVLDFMDGKYDVLVSTTIVESGVDVPNANTIFINDAQRFGMADLHQMRGRVGRSNRKAFCYLITPPFDMMTSDARKRLEAIEQFSDLGSGFQIAMKDLEIRGAGDLLGGEQSGFINEMGFETYQKLMQEALEELKDDKDFENLFENEEERQKLFKSVKEVNIDTDLELMLPDSYVSSTEERLQLYQKLAEIDNEKDLHQFESELKDRFGDLPDEAVNLLKSVALKWLAAEIGFEKIVMKNGIFLGYFPGNPQDKFYQTDKFRHIISYLTQNPAQAQLKEKVAKEGNQLMMRKDKVKNVDEVNVLLKSILGI from the coding sequence ATGCAGCTAAAAAACATCAGCGAAAAATTTTTGCCCGATTTGTTAAAAAAAGAATTTGGAAAAGAAATTTTGCATTCTTTAGAAAATAATACTCATCTTTCAGTAAAGGGTAGTGCAGGTTCTGCTTCTTCTATTTTTGCGGCAGAAGTTTTTCTTACCCAGAACAAAACGGTTCTTTTTCTCTTGGATGAAAAAGAAGAGGCATTGTATGCAAATACAGAAATGGAAGATTTGCTCGGTAATGAAAACGTACTTTATTTTCCGGCGACTCACCTCGAACCCTATCAAATCGAGAAAACACAGAATGCAAATCTTGTTTTGCGAACCGAAGTTCTCAATAAAATAAATTCTGAAAAGTCGCCTAAAGTAATTGTAGCTTTTATGGGTGCTTTATCTGAAAAAGTTCTTAAAAAAGAAGATTTTAAAGCCATTTCGCATCATATAAAAACTGGAGATCATCTGGATTTTGATTTTGTTGATGAACTGTTGAACCATTATCAGTTCCAGCAGACCGATTTTGTTTCCGAGCCCGGAGAATTTTCTGTTCGAGGCGGGATTGTAGATGTTTTTTCTTTTTCCAACGAAAAGCCTTACAGAATTACATTTTTCGGCAACGAAGTAGAAAGTATAAAAACTTTCGATATAGAAACTCAGCTTTCAGTAGATAAAGTAGACGGTTTTCAGTTGGTTTCCAATATGAATTTCTCAGTGTCGGGTACAAAGGTTTCTTTACTGGAAATTCTTCCTCAAGATTCGGTAATTATTTCTAAAAATGCGGTAGTTGGGCTTCAGAAAATTAAATCTTTCTACGAAAAAGCATTAGAGAAATATGAAGGTTTAAATAAAGATATTTCTCACAGAACTCCGCAGGAACTTTTTATTTCGGATGAAGAGTTTTTGTTTGATTATAAGAAATTCAAAACAATCGATTTTAGTAGTGTTGGCATAGAAAATTTGAAATCGACTGAATTAAAATTAAACCAAACCACTCAGCCTTCTTTCCATAAGAATTTTGAAATGCTCATCGAAAATCTCCGCGAGAAACATGATGATGGCTACGATTTATGGATTTCTTTTTCCACAGAAAAGCAAAAAGACAGACTCGAATCTATTTTTGAAGAACTTGGACATCAAATTTCTTTTAAAAGCTTTAAATCTGAACTGCATGAGGGGTTTTTAGATCAGGATCATAAAATTCTGGTGTATACCGATCATCAGATTTTCGACCGTTACCAAAGGTACAAAGCAAAAAATGCTTTTGCGAAATCTGAGCAGTTAACATTGAAGGATTTAATGTCTTTAAAAGTGGGAGATTATATTGCCCATATCGACCATGGAATTGGTAAATTCATGGGATTGGTGAAAGTAAATAATGATGGTAAAATTCAGGAATGTTTCAAACTTACCTATAAAAATGGAGATTTACTCTATGTGAGTATTCATTCTTTACACAAAATTTCCAAATACAACGGTCCAGACGGAAAAGAAGTTGTTTTAAGTAAACTGGGATCTCCTGCCTGGAAATCTCTAAAACAGAAAACTAAAGCCAAAGTTAAGCAGATTGCTTTCGACCTGATAAAACTTTATGCCGAAAGAAAAACAGCAAGAGGCTTCGCATTCAGTCCGGATTCTTATCTGCAGAATGAGTTGGAGGCAAGCTTTGTCTACGAAGATACTCCAGATCAGGAAAAAGCGACCATCGATGTGAAGAATGATATGGAAAATGAAGGCGTTATGGATCGTTTGGTATGTGGTGATGTTGGTTTTGGTAAAACTGAAGTTGCTATTAGAGCTGCTTTTAAAGCTGCAACCGATGGAAAGCAGGTGGCGGTTTTGGTTCCTACCACAATTTTGGCGTTTCAGCATTACAGAAGCTTTAAAGAAAGACTGAAAGATTTTCCTGTTAATATTTCTTATATGAACCGCTTCCGAACTGCAAAGCAGAAAAATGAAACGATTGAAGGTTTAAAAAACGGGAAACTGGATATTGTGATTGGTACACATCAACTCACATCAGAAAAAATTAAATTTAAAGATTTAGGATTACTCATTATAGATGAAGAACATAAGTTTGGAGTTGCGGTAAAAGATAAGCTTAAAACGCTGAAAAGTAATATTGATACGCTTACTCTTACAGCCACACCCATTCCGCGAACACTTCAGTTTTCTTTAATGGCAGCGAGAGATTTGTCGGTCATTAAAACTCCTCCGCCAAACAGACAGCCTGTAGATACTCAGATTATTGGCTTTAATGAAGAAATTATTCGCGATGCGGTGTCTTATGAACTTCAAAGAGACGGTCAGGTATATTTTATCAATAACAGAGTAGAAAACCTGAAAGATATTGCAGGGCTTATTCAACGGTTGGTTCCGGATGCAAAAGTTATTACGGGTCACGGACAAATGGATGGTAAACAGCTTGAGCAGAATGTACTCGATTTTATGGATGGGAAATATGATGTTTTGGTTTCTACCACCATTGTAGAAAGTGGAGTAGATGTTCCTAATGCCAATACTATTTTCATTAATGATGCACAGCGTTTTGGGATGGCAGATCTCCACCAGATGAGAGGAAGAGTAGGACGAAGCAATAGAAAAGCGTTTTGCTACCTTATTACTCCGCCTTTTGATATGATGACTTCCGATGCCAGAAAAAGACTTGAAGCGATAGAACAGTTTTCGGATTTGGGCAGTGGATTTCAAATTGCGATGAAGGATCTGGAAATTCGTGGAGCCGGTGATTTGTTGGGTGGTGAACAGAGCGGATTTATCAATGAAATGGGTTTCGAAACCTATCAGAAACTTATGCAGGAAGCATTGGAAGAACTTAAAGATGATAAAGATTTTGAAAATTTATTCGAAAATGAAGAGGAAAGACAAAAACTATTCAAATCGGTAAAAGAAGTAAACATTGATACAGATTTGGAACTGATGTTACCCGATTCTTACGTTTCCAGTACTGAAGAGAGGTTGCAGCTTTACCAAAAACTGGCAGAAATCGACAACGAAAAAGATCTTCATCAATTTGAATCTGAACTTAAAGACCGTTTTGGAGATTTGCCTGATGAAGCTGTTAATTTACTGAAAAGTGTTGCGCTGAAATGGCTTGCTGCCGAAATAGGTTTTGAAAAAATAGTGATGAAAAACGGTATATTCTTAGGGTATTTTCCGGGAAATCCTCAGGATAAATTTTATCAGACCGATAAATTCAGACATATTATTTCTTATCTTACTCAAAACCCCGCACAGGCTCAACTGAAAGAAAAAGTGGCTAAAGAAGGCAATCAGCTCATGATGCGAAAAGATAAAGTGAAAAATGTAGATGAAGTAAATGTTTTGCTGAAATCTATTTTGGGAATATGA